The following DNA comes from Thunnus thynnus chromosome 3, fThuThy2.1, whole genome shotgun sequence.
ATTGGATCTGCACTGAAATCTGAATTCTGATATCCTGTCTGATGTATGAAACTTAATTAGCAGCGTCCCATTTTGTACAAAAGGCCTTTTTCACGGAAGACATTTTCACATGTGACAATAAGAAATGCACacaagtaaaaactaaaaatgaatgaTTGGTTTCAAAGTTCTGCTGTTGTTAaagctggctcactgtcacgcTGTGATGGTTTAATGGGACAAATAGATAGAGCAGAGCCATCGATAAAGTTATTAGTAACAACTGTGACcagttaaaatgtgtgttttgaaaaatgccAACTGTATTGTGTTAAACtcagaggtgtttctaatattcaGTCAATCGTCATtgatatattacatatatactatatatggtATTGCACACAGTGAATGTACATTCAGAAAAAAGGCATTTGGTATTACAACAGACTGAATCCTACCActatcacactgtcatggcttacagGGACACTTGAAGAGagcagagccatcgttaatgttattagtaacgcCTGTGCTTCTCATACTGAGACAAGTCATGTcaaatgtctgttgtgaaaaaggcCTGCCCACATCTATGTTGCCACACACATTCCTTTAGAtttagagaaaaacaacatagaTTTTGAACATGGACGGAATCACTTTATTGGTATTTTATGATTAACATAGTTGTCCCTGGTCATTTCCACTCTGTCCTAGCAGCACAATAAAAGTTCTCTCAAGGCTCTGCAGTGAACtgtcctgtctgtgagtatATGGCAGGACTGACAGTAATGGGCTTTTAAGATGAGAACAACAACAGAATGTTGCAAGATGTTGCACACTTTGCAGATCGCCCTCTGTTTATCTACGTGAGCTTTACAGTAATGTCCATATGGCCCCAGCTTATCTATTAAGGATGACTGTACATGTAGAAGAGTGTGTCAGAAtagctgccagcagcagcagtgcaaGCAGGGTGGAAAAATTAACACAACTGACTAGTGAATGTCCagattttaccagccactcaatagattatcattgtttgtttttggctggtgagtgaagcaaatccaACAGcgacttgcatattttaccagcatttgacTGATGATAATTTTGTCCTCTGTGTGCATGTATCTCTCCGTCTGGGCGTGAGATAAGGAGAAGGGTGGAAACATAAACCACACCTTCGGTATTCACACCTCTTTATTTCTGGCCATTTACTGAATGTAAATCCACTTCATGCATGACTATAAGCATATCAAATATCTTAATCCACGGCTGTACAGCTATAATGTGCCCTTTTAATTGAAACAACGATTGTTATGGTGTAGCAGAGGGAAGGAGAGcgtcaaaatgacaaaatgacaagaGAAGAAGATTTCATAGACTCAGATGATGAAGGCTACACTTCAGAGGATGCTTACAAATTCTCACCAACTCACCAACAGACACCTCTTGGGCAAACGCGAGTGAGATGAGAAACAGAGGCAACCCCACCGCCAGAAACGTGACTATTTTGTCCACCGCCAGCTCCAGACGCACGCCTTTGTACTTCCCCTCCGTGGGGTCCTTCAACAAAAAGTCGGAAAAAACGTATTCGGTGGCTACGTGGGCAATCGCCATGACGGACGGGAACAAAAAGCCGGTGTTGTCTAAATTGATAGAAGAGTCTCAGTCTCTTTTCAATTGAGGCGAGTGAGTTTTAAATGAATGAGAGACCTCCTGGCCTGCAGAGGAGAAATGTGAATAATGTGTAAAACACGGAGCTGTTATTGTTCACCCATCTCCATTCTCAGCTGGGACTGATGGTTGAACCTGCTGTCTGTCCCGTTACTGTACCACTCACCGCAGGCAACAGGGGGGAGCCGGTGTTGCCGCCTGCCAGCCGGTAGGAGGCGTTGCTACACCTCTGTCCACTATTGTAgtcaataatattttatttaaagtgaaCTGTCACTATTTAGGTAGGTCTACTGGTGTACGTTTACatgttttatggtttttttcctcattcattttagtaattgttggagagaaaaaaagatgatgtaAGTAGGATGTCTTAATTaccataataaataaaagtagcaataccacaatgtaaaatacCATATATGTATGCTGGAACAGAATAAAACTCAAGTTCATTTGGTAAAATGACGGAGAAATAAACGATATTTAAACCTGCTTGAAAATACAGACGTGTCCAGTTGCATATCATTAGGGACACCTGACAGCAAATCAAACATTTATGAGGAAATACATGAATGAGCTTAATAATGATATGGCAAGTGAGAGAATTTTCTTTCACTTGGAAATTTTCTTGCCACCTATAAAATGAAAGTTGAATGTACCAAATGTGGTCAGTGTATATCACAATCAGAATCTTCTTTATTgaccaagtatgtttacacatacaaggaatttaaCTCTGGTTTAGTGGCTATCAATGTAGttacacaaaataacaagaCAACAATTTTCAGAATCAGAAATATAacacaaggaatgactataAACAGGTGTAACCGTTTCTGTGGACTGTAAACtggatacaaatagtgcaaagaagtgaagagtgcaaGTGAagagtgctgagataaatattaaatggtgatttaaaaaaaagacgtTACTCTATATACATATGGTAGGTGGTtacgtacagtatatacagccttttcagatatacagtagtgagtgaaatgtattgcacattttgtattataTACACAGAGATCTACAATCCTTAAAGTCAATCattaaaaacctaaaaaataaGTAAGTTATTGTTTAGTCAGTATATTACGTCTATGACTACGTTTTAAATATCGTAAATATCAACCAATCCTACGCGACAGTCTATTGTTTATCATCCTGCAGCAACAACTATGGGAACAACGTCTGTAGTCATTTGCGACAACTCTGAGTGCTTTCTGGCAGATGTAGGTTACAAAAAGGTGCGGGTTTCCAGGGAGACGGTTAGAAGGGAACAGATGTTTGAGGAAGATGTGAGAGACGAGACTTCTCAGGTAGCTAAATAACAAACTGTTTCAGAAATTGCTCGCCATTACCAAATAATATTGATTTAACCTTAAAGACAATGAAGGGCAGCATGTGTAAGAAGCTATGTGTATGCTAAACAAGCTAACTGACGGTGCCTGTTGTTAGCTTGAATGTAACGCTAACTTAAGTTAGCTCCTGGTAAACCGATAACGTTAAATTAGCTGAGTTCGGGTAGCAGCCTGGCTAGTTAACGAGCCAGTTCCGCCATAAACAATAGATAATAAACTCAGAGTAACGGCATTAACGCTTGTTAGCTGGTAGCTAAGTTGACGTCGGTTGAGTTACATGGTTCGCTTCGGTAAATTATAACTGTTGCGTTAGGCAGCTTCAGAAAAGCAGTCCAAACTTGTCAAGCTTGTTATCTATGTAGACATGCCCccttttattgattttcaacAGTCGTAATGAAGCTGTGTGGAGTCAAACATCTGTGCTATGATAGATGAGTCAGTGAAGACTTTACCCTAAGGCTTCTGTGTCTTACGTTGATGTGATATGAAATACTTGAAATACGAGGTCATTGATAGGTGATGTAAGCGCAAACATAGCTGGTGTAAACTTTTAACTTTCGTTTCCTCTGATAGGAAAgcatgagagagaagagagatgaAAGTATGGTGAAATACCTCTTCGGGTTGTATGATGGAAGGACTGGGAAAGGAGAGATCCATATGCAGCTCTAGACCTTTCCCCTGGCTCAGTCACCCCAAAACAGAGGCCTCGACCCTACTATGGAAACTCAAAGACTGCTTCTCCACCAATGAGACAGCCGCCCCTCCTCACACATTTAAAGAAGTAGGTATCTACCTGTTTGCAGTCCAAATATCTGTACACATGAGCAGTACACAGACATGTACAGGAGAGTGGAGGAAGTTGAATCGGTTTCTGTTCTGAAGTCTTAATGAAAAGGACAATGGTTCTGGCCCACTGGAGATCTTGTTTTGGGCAACAAGCCTACAGATTTTGCTATCTCATATGTaccatatataaaatatttcaacatgaaTTGAAACTCTCTTGCAACATTCAGTTAAGTAATTCAGCTAGTGACAAAGcactgaaaatatatttttttaagggGATCAGAAAACATTGCGGCTGTAGCCAAAAGTAACAGGAAAGAAGTGAAAAAGTCAACTCTGAATCTCAGCAacttatattttacatcagagctacaaaattattttaaaattaacagcaactcaaacaaaaaaaaggtgattCTCTCTGATAACGACATGGTTAAATGGAGAGCGGATGTCATATGAGGCCGCAGGTATGATGGTGAATCTCTGTCAGCTGTTGATCAGCCAGGACAGCAGATTGTGGAAATGTGCGATAAACTTTATATTCAGCTATTCACAGCTTTTAAGTGCTGGCGGAGATAGTGCACAACTTTTTCTATTTGGATTAAGCCATGACAAACCatgtgaaataatacatttttaatactaTTGTTTATGTTGCTGTTGGTACATGCAGTATTTTGATTTGTCCTGCTCCCAAGCTGGACTGCCTTTAGGGTGCTgttaaaattcagttttatgACCTGGCCTTGAGTAACATGAAAGTGAGTCTCCCTTCTTCTGTGCTCCCAagaaccagcagcagcaaggaTTAGAGCGCTCAAAAGTATTTATTTCACACAATGGATTAGGGACATTTTCACTATTGGGTGGGCTaatggcaaaataaaaaaaaaaaaaatgaacagaaatatcATCCTAAATTTCCCTgcttaaaacaaaaatacaaatctaaAACTCCTAACTTGGAAAACACAgatgaagagaaacaaaaaatgcCGCCCATGAGAGCTGCTATACATACTTGCAagatattatttaaatattttacaaaggTGCAGTTCAGAACATgttgaaagaaagagagagcctTCAGGCACTGGAGGAAGCCAGCCTTTAAAACTCAACCTTCTAGGCTGTAACCTGTCAGCTTCCTGGAACAATCTacacagccaatcagagaggcTCACCTGCAGCCTGTTATACACAGAGCTACCACTGCAGGTTTACCAgaaagagtgagacagagatccacaggcacacacacacacaggaggttAAAGCACataatacacaaacacattttcataatgATGAACTATAATCCACCACTTTTTCACTTATTGTAAAATAATCTGCTGGTCTTCTGTGTTCCAGAACAATTACATGGAAAGCAGAAAGGCCGTGCTGGAATTGAAAGatgtccctcctcctcctcctcctccgcacCATACTTCCTCCTCCCGATCATCCCAGCCCTTCTCTCTGGCCCCTCTCCCTTTGCCTCCTCCCTGCTTGCTTCCTCCTCAGCTTCCACAAGACTCCCACCAACAACAGCCaccacaacagcagcaacaaaaggGGGCTAGCCCCAAAGTAAGCGTTTGCACTCACTGTGACCTTTGCAGCACAGAAGGCTATGAGTTATTAGGCGATGGAGGTGTTGTTGGTAGCAATAGCAATATTGCTGGTGTTGTCTCACTCTACATGGCCCCAGGCTCTGTGGAAGCacccatcagcagcagcaacagtattAGCAGGTCTGGGGCTTGCTCTGTAGCCTCATCGGTTCATCAGTACAAACATATCTTGAGCTGTGGCAGTGGAGGTGAAGCTCTTGATCCTTTGCTTGGTCTTGGTTGCAAACCTCAGCTGCCCTCCTCTGTCGCTACCTCCCAGCCTGTTTCATCACACCCCTACCTCCCCTGCTGCTCAGGGCTTCTCCACACCTACCCAGCTGTATCTCTTCCATGCAGTCAACCCAGCCTGTCTCCCTCCTTAGCTCCTTTGGCTTCCTCTCTCCCCTCGATTTCCTCTCTCCCTGCTTCCTTGCATGGCTCCTGCCTGGCCTCTTCTGGCTACTACACCTGTGGTGTGGACTGCAGTCCCTCAGCCAGAAGAtcccagagaagcacagcactCGGTGACCCCACCActaccaccatcaccaccacaaccaccTCAGCACACTTCTGCTCTAATCCTATGCACCTAAATGTAGAACGCACGGTTTGTGTGAAGGGGGCACACTACTGTCAGGAGTGCGTGTTGAAGGTTGGTAGAGTTCTGCTCATTCACTGTGgctttctttgtatttatgtgCCATGAACATCACTTTAGGTAATTATATTCTATATGACCAGAATCACTGTTTTTGTATTACTGTTGTCAGTTTTATATCTATTTTCTCTGACAGTTTTATGCATTTGTGCCTGTTTGCAGCCCATGAATGGTCTGGTGTCAGAGTCAGTCAACGTGTGGCCCAATGTTCCTATTCCCCAAACTGCTCCTATCCCCATCCCCATTTGTAATGGCTGCGGGACCTCGTCTGATAGTTTGGTGCTCATGCCAAAGAACAGCCTTGGCAAGACTGGACAGAAGTATGGTTAGTGGACTTTTGAATTCATGTATGAATACTGAATGTGGATACTTTATGTCAGattattgttttccttttttcgACTGAAGTAGCTATGAAATGTTATTCCATCCAAATCCGTCCAGGATCTCAAGGACAAGGCATTACAGCATTCAGTTAGTAAATTATACCATACACTCTAACCACAATGAAATAACTGAATTAATTCaaatctgtttaaatgtttgaaaactgATTATGTTCAGAACAattgtttaattcatttaaaaaaaactatatttacttaatttaatTGTTGGGGAACTGTGTCAGGTTCTCCAGAGAGCGGTGGTCCAGAGAACATCCCTCCAGTGGGCGTCTTCTGGGACATTGAGAACTGCAGCGTGCCTAGTGGACGCTCTGCTGGAGCTGTGGTCCAGCGTATTCGCAGCCGCTTTTTCCAGGGCCACCGTGAGGCAGAGTTCATTTGCGTCTGTGATATCAGCAAGGAGAGTAAAGCTGTTATCCAAGAGCTCAACAACTGCCAGGTACCACCAATGACAATTTGTTAGTTAAATAATCAGTTTGTGAGCATGTATTCATTTAAGATAAGAAATGCAAAACTTGAAGGTCTTGTTCATTTAGAGTGGGATGGAAGGTAGTTATTTGCAGtatagtatgtatgtatgtttatttatttcatacagtaCACTTCCATATTATACGTAGAGCAAAAGGAAATCTTAACAAAGTGCGGAATAGGGAAGTCTgacaacatgtaaatgtactcTTGCTTCACCAGGTTACTGTTGCACATATCAACGCCACAGCCAAGAATGCTGCAGATGACAAGCTTCGCCAGAGCTTACGACGCTTTGCTGAGACCCACACTGCACCCGCAACTGTCGTTCTAGTATCATGTGAGTTAAACTTCAGAGTCATAGTAATCAATTAAAGCCTTGTTACCTTAAATAATTCTGTGATAACCACTTTTATCTTTCCATTGTTGACAGCCGATGTGAACTTTGCAAGTGAACTGAGCGACCTGCGTCATCGCCATGGTTTCCAGGTAATCCTGGTCCATGGCAACCATACATCTCAAGCCCTGCTGCAGCACGCCCACCGCCATGTGGCTTTTCAGGAGATCACAGCTGATCTGCCACGCATGCTTGTCAAAGCACAGGTAGGCTTCATAAATGTTTCATTGGTACTTTCTTGATccactttgtttttaataagGTAAGTAAATGTTGGCATACATAGTATCTCATTTTAGTGTGGACTTACCAGGAGGGCAGCTGGAATGTGAGTCTGAGCATCTccacaattatttatttacccAATTTTCTTTTGGGGATCATTACAATCTAAAATCTAATCTAAACCACTCACAGCCATCCTCCAAATTGTTTTTCGACTAGGAGGAGGACTACTGCATTAACTTTTTAAAGTGTAAATTATACAAACCCAGACAGGCGCGCTGtttcttcctcccctccctcagcCCAGTTTCAACCTCCTCTATGTGCACAACCTCCCTGTCAACTGTGACAAGAGCCTGCGGAACGCTGTGAAGCTCAGGCTCCGCCGCCTGTCAGACAACTGTGGTGGCAAGGTGCTGGGCATGACTCAGGGCACAGCAGTCCTCCGTTTTGGCAGCCCTGAGGCAGCTGCACGTGCCCGCAAGCGAATGGAAAATGAGGATGTGTTTGGCCGCCGAATCAGCCTCTCCTTCTCCCCACGGCCCCGAGACGATGCAAGTCCTGAGCCTGAGCTTCAATCTCAGCCCCATCACTTGCCTGCGCCTCACCCTCAGACTCTGCCCCAGCCCTTTCAAACCCAGGATTCAATGTTCGCCCCACCCCTATCCAtatcctccttctcttttctgcCCCTGGAGAAGCCCAGGTCACCCAGGAGGCCACGGCGAGCATCCCGTCCATGCTACACCCCTGGCCCAGTGCCTGAAAGGCCCTACAGCCCCAAGAGGGGGTGCAGTGGGCCTCCCGGTGGTGCTCCAGCCAAGCCCCATCAGGTCAGCAGACTCGCCAGTGCCTGCTTCCCCTTAACCTCCATTGCCCTCTATCTTTGCCTGGCCTGCTTTGTAAATCACAATAGCTTTTTCCCCCCCAGTGTCCTTCTAATTGCCGCCTTGACTAACAGTTTGTAGCTGCTTGCTAAGTGTCATTTGTCTGCCTGTGCTAGCATGTAGCATGTATCAGTGGTTCGTGCTTTGGGTATCTCCTATTGCCCTGCATGTTGACTCATCATTCATTATATTAATGCATTAATAGCGCAAAGCTTTTGTGCTTTTTTCCAACTGTTTTGTCCAGTATATCAGTGCTGATATACAGCTTCATGTGAGTGGccagtttctgtgttttgttcataTCTGCTCCATGCCTCTTTTTGTTTGTCGCTGAACTTGGTCCATGCAATTCTTCACTATGTGAAACCTGACCTCTGGTGGCTGGAAGGACTGTTCTGGCTTGGCTTTTTCTTGCTTGATTGTAACCAAACAGACATTAGTGGTTGACTGAAGAATTACCCATAAATAGATTTCTGTATCAGTAGACTTGAACTAGGGATGGGCATTTTAAGCTTTTCTCTATAGTAAAGAGAAATTTCAAGTTTATCCAATATTATTCTCATTCAGCACCAAAATTGattaaaagcattaaaacattCAGAATATTAAAGTAACTTACAGATTTCTATACAGATGGAGTTCCAAATTAAACAGCACTATGATTATACTGAAGTAATGATTCATCATAGGCCTGGTTCATTATCAAAAACATTTATAGTTAAAGTTCAGACTCTAATTGCTATATAATCAGCTGTGTGCTATGGGTCTGAAGTACAGCATTTGTTTATTAGAACACGATGACAAGTAACTATCACAAATCTGAGTTGTAAAGCTGTCTTTGCAGCTGTCACAGTCATGTTGGCTGCTTGAGCCTGGCCTTGGGCTTCTCAGCATTTATGTCACGATGCTCTTCAATCAGAGCAGCTCACATTGTGTATAACACAGTACATTCAACGTCAACAAATTCAGTAAGTTCACAAGTAAGAACCTTCCACTGAGCTAagatggacaaaaaaaatccattatcatCAAATAGTTGATTTTAAATGCACATCCTTAGTTAAACCTCAGAACATCAGttcatgtttgtttcatttgcacTAACAAATTAACTCATCTTTACACctttgcacatacatacaccaaCAGCATCCAGCCAGTCAATATCTATTAACATCTGCTGCCTCTGTCTGGTCCAGGAGCTGGGTAGTGTGGAGGGCAAGCCCAAGATGGGCTTCCAGTACTTGGATAAAGGGCGTCCAGCTTCCTCTTCACCCCACAGTAATGGTGAGACAGGATCCCTGGAGCAGCTGCCCAAGCCTGGCCTCACTGGAGAATCCATGTACAGAAGGAGGTAAACCCAGGGAGAGGGGACATTAGACTGAGAACAATTTGATTTCATGACAGAATCAAAAGTCTGGTAGCTGGcaacatgttatttttcttaCCTTTTTCATTTTACGGTGTGCACATGTTTAATTTTTGGGAATTTTAAATATCAAACTAATTATCATTTCTAGTCTGGAAAAAAATAGGGGTACTGGTCATCTTACAAATAATATTTTAGTTtgatattaaacaaaaatatcagCTAGTGGGGGCAGTTCCTCTCCCGCAGGCAGTTCTGTTCTAGCAAATCGAGCACCaacttattttattatatcattctaaaacaaaacattccTGTGAACACCATCAAATTGTCAGTCTTAAATAGTTATCTAAATGTATAAAAGGGGTTAAATGAACAAGCAGCATGACCATACTGGCCAGCAACAATACAATGAAGGAAATAATTGAATTAGAGTACCTGCACACTCGATGATGTTGCCCTTACACAtgtccttctctttttttcccatctCTCCATGTAGAAGAGAGGGCTCCAGTCCTCGCAGTGCAATTGAATCCCCTTTAGAACAAGGAGACAGGAGTTCAGCGGAGTTCCAGATCAGCACACCGTCAGCCTTTAGCAAGTTGAACCTGCACAGGAGCTTCAGTCCCCTCGTCTTGTCCCAGGGCTCCTGGTCCTCCAGGTGACATATTTGGTTTTATTCACACATGTTTGACTAAGCTGGCTGAGAGCATTCATTTTTCCAGTGGTGGCACACTGCTAATGCAACATATAAATTCTCCAGACCTtcattttatgtaatgttgGTTATTATTTTAAAGTTGTCTTCCCCCTTCTCCGACAAAAGGAGTACGTCGCCCTGCCTGTCCAGCCGCTCCTCACCCCTGCTTTCTGCTCCTCGTAGCCCTCGTCCTGAAGGTCCTCCTGAGCCGTTCTCAGAGGGGGCAGAAGTCCAGGTGGCCAACCTGGACTACAGAATGTCCCGCAAGGATCTGCAGCAGACACTGCATGACACTTTCTCCAGATACGGACGGGTAGGGCCTACACCAGTGGCATTGCTGCACTGATGTATAGATAAAATAAGCCTGTATACTCTTGTTGGATTGGCAGTCCAAAAGAACAAagttaataata
Coding sequences within:
- the LOC137178769 gene encoding meiosis regulator and mRNA stability factor 1 isoform X2, coding for MMEGLGKERSICSSRPFPWLSHPKTEASTLLWKLKDCFSTNETAAPPHTFKENNYMESRKAVLELKDVPPPPPPPHHTSSSRSSQPFSLAPLPLPPPCLLPPQLPQDSHQQQPPQQQQQKGASPKVSVCTHCDLCSTEGYELLGDGGVVGSNSNIAGVVSLYMAPGSVEAPISSSNSISRSGACSVASSVHQYKHILSCGSGGEALDPLLGLGCKPQLPSSVATSQPVSSHPYLPCCSGLLHTYPAVSLPCSQPSLSPSLAPLASSLPSISSLPASLHGSCLASSGYYTCGVDCSPSARRSQRSTALGDPTTTTITTTTTSAHFCSNPMHLNVERTVCVKGAHYCQECVLKPMNGLVSESVNVWPNVPIPQTAPIPIPICNGCGTSSDSLVLMPKNSLGKTGQKYGSPESGGPENIPPVGVFWDIENCSVPSGRSAGAVVQRIRSRFFQGHREAEFICVCDISKESKAVIQELNNCQVTVAHINATAKNAADDKLRQSLRRFAETHTAPATVVLVSSDVNFASELSDLRHRHGFQVILVHGNHTSQALLQHAHRHVAFQEITADLPRMLVKAQPSFNLLYVHNLPVNCDKSLRNAVKLRLRRLSDNCGGKVLGMTQGTAVLRFGSPEAAARARKRMENEDVFGRRISLSFSPRPRDDASPEPELQSQPHHLPAPHPQTLPQPFQTQDSMFAPPLSISSFSFLPLEKPRSPRRPRRASRPCYTPGPVPERPYSPKRGCSGPPGGAPAKPHQELGSVEGKPKMGFQYLDKGRPASSSPHSNGETGSLEQLPKPGLTGESMYRRRREGSSPRSAIESPLEQGDRSSAEFQISTPSAFSKLNLHRSFSPLVLSQGSWSSSPRPEGPPEPFSEGAEVQVANLDYRMSRKDLQQTLHDTFSRYGRVKAVELSPHTDYQLKATIQMLSLQQAISAVSGLHRYKIGGKRIQVSLITGGSSKSLAMLSSEIISILQEAPANCLPLFKFTEIYEKKYSRKLVIGDLYRLPDVVAVREQGGSRLVCLLPSSQIRQSPLGSSQSQEGSSSTSGSPVVFEELDYHDPVCRQHYAQQDFSEADFDPDSYKIPFVVMSLSTLASEVHSLLQSHEGTLPLLSFPDCYEAKFSPLKVGNETLERGVPLEHLITCVPSITIVTAQNGFKVIKWIHNKPPAPNSEPWIQRCKSPVGNPQLIQFSREIIDLLKSQPSCIMPISKFIPSYHHHFAKQCRVSDYGYTKLLELLEAVPHVLQILGMGTKRLLTLTHRAQVKRFTQDLLKLLKFQASKQVAIRDFMQAYHWCFSRDWKVIDYGVCDLMDLLTEIPDTTITITHQDTDTVISVPKRERTVEEMERTKQFGKEVVDLLRHQPHCRMPFSKFIPTYHHHFGRQCKLSYYGFTKLIELFEAIPEVLMVLECGEEKVLTLTEVERIKALAAQLVKLLRAQKNSSLPVNQLLTEYSKTFGYGLRLQDYDASSLPALLAKLCHVVKVVDGSEGREVLLINRKSLRSLTSQLLALLMSQEEQVTRGLKVEELSHHYLAVHGAPLNPCEYGFLSLSELLKSLPYLVELYHEEPDESATCENTAGGRGEDWVRLTRLYLFARNVRALLHTYHYNQIFLTEFQGAYKKFTGCSIEPRSYGYTSTDELLSAIPQVVWIKGHGHKRIIVLKNDMKARVSSSVPNSPQPGENTESPRDSPISNTDSGAHSPGGDVAAESELLCLTSPMDLLCGPVPSCLPSPQLHPDPVLLQQADLIHFEEKTPPPQPPTESDEPETAAVAVAKPPPPPLSTDSPSRRATRSRIKLAANFSFTADL
- the LOC137178769 gene encoding meiosis regulator and mRNA stability factor 1 isoform X1 — its product is MMEGLGKERSICSSRPFPWLSHPKTEASTLLWKLKDCFSTNETAAPPHTFKENNYMESRKAVLELKDVPPPPPPPHHTSSSRSSQPFSLAPLPLPPPCLLPPQLPQDSHQQQPPQQQQQKGASPKVSVCTHCDLCSTEGYELLGDGGVVGSNSNIAGVVSLYMAPGSVEAPISSSNSISRSGACSVASSVHQYKHILSCGSGGEALDPLLGLGCKPQLPSSVATSQPVSSHPYLPCCSGLLHTYPAVSLPCSQPSLSPSLAPLASSLPSISSLPASLHGSCLASSGYYTCGVDCSPSARRSQRSTALGDPTTTTITTTTTSAHFCSNPMHLNVERTVCVKGAHYCQECVLKPMNGLVSESVNVWPNVPIPQTAPIPIPICNGCGTSSDSLVLMPKNSLGKTGQKYGSPESGGPENIPPVGVFWDIENCSVPSGRSAGAVVQRIRSRFFQGHREAEFICVCDISKESKAVIQELNNCQVTVAHINATAKNAADDKLRQSLRRFAETHTAPATVVLVSSDVNFASELSDLRHRHGFQVILVHGNHTSQALLQHAHRHVAFQEITADLPRMLVKAQPSFNLLYVHNLPVNCDKSLRNAVKLRLRRLSDNCGGKVLGMTQGTAVLRFGSPEAAARARKRMENEDVFGRRISLSFSPRPRDDASPEPELQSQPHHLPAPHPQTLPQPFQTQDSMFAPPLSISSFSFLPLEKPRSPRRPRRASRPCYTPGPVPERPYSPKRGCSGPPGGAPAKPHQELGSVEGKPKMGFQYLDKGRPASSSPHSNGETGSLEQLPKPGLTGESMYRRRREGSSPRSAIESPLEQGDRSSAEFQISTPSAFSKLNLHRSFSPLVLSQGSWSSRSTSPCLSSRSSPLLSAPRSPRPEGPPEPFSEGAEVQVANLDYRMSRKDLQQTLHDTFSRYGRVKAVELSPHTDYQLKATIQMLSLQQAISAVSGLHRYKIGGKRIQVSLITGGSSKSLAMLSSEIISILQEAPANCLPLFKFTEIYEKKYSRKLVIGDLYRLPDVVAVREQGGSRLVCLLPSSQIRQSPLGSSQSQEGSSSTSGSPVVFEELDYHDPVCRQHYAQQDFSEADFDPDSYKIPFVVMSLSTLASEVHSLLQSHEGTLPLLSFPDCYEAKFSPLKVGNETLERGVPLEHLITCVPSITIVTAQNGFKVIKWIHNKPPAPNSEPWIQRCKSPVGNPQLIQFSREIIDLLKSQPSCIMPISKFIPSYHHHFAKQCRVSDYGYTKLLELLEAVPHVLQILGMGTKRLLTLTHRAQVKRFTQDLLKLLKFQASKQVAIRDFMQAYHWCFSRDWKVIDYGVCDLMDLLTEIPDTTITITHQDTDTVISVPKRERTVEEMERTKQFGKEVVDLLRHQPHCRMPFSKFIPTYHHHFGRQCKLSYYGFTKLIELFEAIPEVLMVLECGEEKVLTLTEVERIKALAAQLVKLLRAQKNSSLPVNQLLTEYSKTFGYGLRLQDYDASSLPALLAKLCHVVKVVDGSEGREVLLINRKSLRSLTSQLLALLMSQEEQVTRGLKVEELSHHYLAVHGAPLNPCEYGFLSLSELLKSLPYLVELYHEEPDESATCENTAGGRGEDWVRLTRLYLFARNVRALLHTYHYNQIFLTEFQGAYKKFTGCSIEPRSYGYTSTDELLSAIPQVVWIKGHGHKRIIVLKNDMKARVSSSVPNSPQPGENTESPRDSPISNTDSGAHSPGGDVAAESELLCLTSPMDLLCGPVPSCLPSPQLHPDPVLLQQADLIHFEEKTPPPQPPTESDEPETAAVAVAKPPPPPLSTDSPSRRATRSRIKLAANFSFTADL